From the genome of Limimonas halophila:
CTGGCGGTGCCCACGCGCGCGCCCTCCGGCAACCCGGCGATCGTGGCGCTTTTCGGCGAGAACCAGGCATCGCGCGGGTCGGCGCGCTCGGGCACGGCGGCGAGGCTCAAGCCGTCCGGCAGCCAGGTCGGAACGTCCTTCAGCGAATGGACGGCGGCGTCGATGCGCCCGTCCAGCAGGGCGTCCTCCAGCTCCTTGGTGAAGAGGCCCTTGCCGCCGATCTCGGCGAGGCGTCGCTTGGTCTCCACGTCGCCCGTGGTCTTGACGGGGACGATCTCGACGGCGTCGGGCGCCGCGAGCGCCGGGTTGGCGGCTTGCAGGCGCGCGCGCACGATCTCCGCCTGCCGCAGCGCCAGGGGACTGCCGCGGCTGCCCAGGCGGAGCGGGGGTGTGGCCGCTGTCATGTGCGTGGTGTAGAACCGGCGCGGAGCGAGAGCAAGCCACCGCACGGATCGCCGGGATGCGCGTCCTCGGGATCGAGACCTCCTGCGACGAAACCGCCGCCGCCGTCGTCGACGGCGAGCGCCGGCTGTTGAGCAACCTGGTGGTGTCGCAGCTCGACGAGCACCGGCCGTTCGGCGGCGTCGTGCCCGAGGTCGCGGCGCGCGCCCACCTGGAATACCTGGATTCGCTGATCGCGCGCGCCATGGACGATGCGGGCCTCGGCTACGGCGAGCTGGACGGCGTCGCCGCCACCGCCGGCCCCGGCCTCATCGGCGGGCTGTTCGTGGGGCTGATGACGGGCAAGGCCATCGCCGCCGCGCGCGATCTGCCGCTGATGGCGGTGAACCACCTGGAGGCGCACGCGCTGACGGCGCGGCTGACGGACGACCTGCCCTTCCCCTACCTCCTGTTGCTGGTTTCCGGCGGGCACTGCCAGCTCGTCGCCGTCGGCGGCGTGGGCCGCTACACCGTCTACGGCGGCACGGTGGACGACGCCGTGGGCGAAGCCTTCGACAAGACGGCCAAGCTGCTCGGCCTGGGCTACCCCGGCGGCCCGGCGCTGGAGCGCGCAGCGGTGGACGGCGATCCGGCGCGCTTCCCGCTGCCGCGGCCGATGCTGGGGCGCGAGGGCTGCCGCATGTCGTTTTCCGGGCTGAAGACGGCGGTGCGCCACACCGTCGAGCGCCTGGACACCCTGGACGAACGCACGGTCGGCGACCTCGCCGCCGCCTTCCAGGCGGCGGTGGCGGACGTGCTTGCGGACCGCTGCGCCAACGCGCTGGACGCCTTCGCCCGCGACCACGGCGTGCCGGGGCCGCTGGTGGTCGCCGGCGGTGTGGCGGCCAACGCGGCGCTGCGCGCGCGCCTCGAAGATCTGGCGGGCGCGCGCGGAACGCGGCTGGTGGCGCCGCCGCTGGGCCTGTGTTCCGACAACGCCGCCATGATCGGCTGGGCGGGCGTGGAGCGCCTGCGCCTGGGCTGCACCGACGGCCTGGACGCGCGCGCCCGCCCGCGCTGGCCGTTAACGGAGATGAGTCCCGCGGACGTCGAAAAGGGAGCCGCGGCATGGAGCGCGTGAGCATCATCGGCGCCGGCGCCTGGGGCACGGCACTGGCGCAGGCGGCGCGCCGGGCGGGCTGCGAGGTCACGCTCTGGGCGCACAATCCCGAGGTGGCGGAGACACTGGCGGTGCATCAGGAAAACCGCCACTACCTGCCGGGCATCCCGCTGGACCCGGCGATCCGGCCCACCGCCGACCTCACCCACGCCGCCGAGGCGGGCGACGTGCTGGTGCTCGCCACCCCGGCGCAGCACCTGCGCACGATCGCCGAGCGGCTGCATCCCGTGACGGGCGCGGAGGTGCCGGCGGTGATCGCGGCCAAGGGCCTGGAACGCGGCAGCAGCGCGCTGATGAGCGCCGTGCTCGCCGAGGCGCTGCCCGGCCGGCCGGCGGCCGTGCTCTCCGGCCCCACCTTCGCGGGCGAGGTCGCGCGCGGGCTGCCCGCCGCCGCCACGCTCGCCGCCGAGGACACCGAGGGCGCGGCGGCGCTGGTGGAGACGCTGGGCAGCCGCGCCTTCCGGCTCTACGCCAGCACGGACGTGGTTGGCGCCCAGATCGGCGGCGCGGTGAAGAACGTCGTCGCCATCGCGGCGGGCATCGTCGCCGGACGCGGGCTGGGCGAGAACGCACGCGCCGCGCTCATCACGCGCGGGCTGGCGGAGATCGGCCGCCTGGCGGTGGCCCGGGGCGCGCACGCGGAAACGCTGAGCGGGCTGTCGGGCCTGGGCGACCTGACGCTGACCTGCACCGGCATCGCCTCGCGCAACTACACGCTCGGGGTCGCGCTGGGCGAAGGGCACGCGCTGGCGGACGTGCTGGCGGCGCGGCGCAGCGTCACCGAGGGCATCCACACCGCCAAGGCCGTTACGGCGCTGGCCGAGCGCGCGGGCGTGGACATGCCCATCGCCGCGGGCGTGGACGCGGTGGTCAACCACGACGCGGCGCTCGACGACACGATCGACGCCCTGCTGGCGCGGCCCTTCCGGTCGGAGAGCCGATAAGGGCGTCACCGCCCCTGGTCATGGGAACCCGCCGACGCTAGGTAGAGGGCCATGAACACGCTGGTCACCATCCTGCTCGTGCTCGCCCTCCTGATCACGGTGGGCGTGCTCTTCTCGGGCCTCATCGTCATGGCGCGCGGCGGTGAGGTGAACCGCAAGTACGGCAACAAGCTCATGCGCTACCGCGTCGTCTGCCAGGGCGTCGCGCTGGGGCTGCTGGCGATCGCCTTCATGATCGGCTAACAGTTGCAATCAAACAATTGCGCAGCGCATACAAGGAACCGGCTTACTATTCAAGCAATCTAAGACAAACCATGCGAAAATTCGTAATAGTCCAATAAGGCCAATGTCTTGCGAATTTCTGACTTCGCATCGCTATAATAACTCTCGTACACATTATGAACCAGCGAAAGGCAGTAAGGAAAATCTACTTCATCTGGGTTCAGGCTTTGCAGGGCATGTAAAAGCTGTCGCGCCTTGGCTAAACTTCCTAAATCTATTTCATCTTTATTTATAATTTTGTCGCGGATCGGCTTAATTTTCTCGGATATTTTGTACGTCTTTGGCATCTCCGTGTTTTTTAATATTTGAACTTTCTTGTTTCGAGCAGACGAGAAACTTGTGTCTGTGCTCTCTAAAAATGAAACGGCTTGCTTCCGCGTCATTCCAGATAAATATACGTAGTAATACAGAGGTCCCCACCAGGAGGGCACTTGAGATAGTGCCTTTAAATAAGCTTTTGGGGTTTTGATATTTGACTGCTTCATGAACGCTTCTAAAATATCTGTCTCAAGAATGACATCCTTTTGTATTTCTACCTTACCAGTGTCTGACAAAACCGTTGTTACTGGCTCTACTTCACCTACTATCCGAAGTGTCGGCGCTCCCTCTGTTTCTGATAATCTACCGTGCCTAATGAAATTTATTTCTCCAAGCAAAGATTCATCAATATATAAAGAGCCGCCTGGACCCTCGACCATCCCATCAACTGTATTTAGTATACCGACATTTTCTGCACCAATCTTACCTACACGCTGAATTAGGTCATGCCAGCGTTGTTCGATTTGTCTATCGCGTTCTTGCAATATATTTTGCAGATCTGCAATACGTATAAGATTATTCTCACCACTATATCTATAATATATCTGACCTTCGGAAATTTTTTGTCCGTCTTTTTTTATCATAACTGGTTTTATAGGTGCTTCCTGTACATACAGAACTGCCAAATCCTCCCCACCCCTATTAATCTTTAGACGCTTCCAATACACAGATGGCGAAACCCTACTATTTATTGCATTATTTATCTTCTTTGTGTCTTCTTTCCAAAATTTTTTGTCCTTTAGACCTACAATTTTCCAATCATTGTCCTGCACTCCGAAAACGATATACCCACCTTTATTATTTGCCATTCCGCAAATCGTTCTAGAGTATTCGTCAAACGCGTTCAACTGAAAACTCTTCTTACATTCAATTATATCGCTTTCATCAATATTTAAATAGTGATTGTCATTCTCGTCCTCCGGAAGAATTCGGAATAGCTCTTCTTTCGATTCTGGATGAAACTTATATCTACCAGAGTTATTGTAATTATCAAGAAAATTTTTTAAATCTTGGTACGTCGCCGGAGAAACATCGTGATATATTTTTCCATCTTGAATTTGACTTATTCTTCCTTGATTTACGGTTCTTTCGGGGTAGCTGAAGAATGACAATATCTCTTGATTGTTAAAATATCCGGTATTTATCATCGCCTTAATTAAAGATACTTCCTGTCTGGTCAACTTATTTTTCTTCGCCATCGCTTACACCTACTTTAGAATTTATAACAAGGTTGTAGGCATATACATTAACAACAAATGGATGAAGCTCGTCAAGGTTGATCTCGATGGATTGCACTAGATGCGCGATTGCAATATCTCTGTATTCGAACATTTATCTGAAGCAAAAGGTTAAATGTGAAAGTCAGGGCAGGTAGTAGCCCGCCGGCCGGACGGGGTCGGGCAGGTCTTCCTCCCCCAGTGCCTCGCGCAGGTTGATTTCGATCGTGCGGCTCATCGTCTTGAGCGCCAGGTCGTGCTGCGAGGTGCCGAAGGGGTTTTCCAGCTCCTCGCTGAGCGCGTCCAGCCCGAAGAAGGTGTAGGCGACGATCGCCGCCACGAGGGGCGTGAGCAGCCCAAGCGTGTCCACCAGCCCGAACGGCAGCAGCAGGCAGTACATATAGGCCGTGCGGTGGAGCAGCAGGGTGTAGGCGAAGGGCAGCGGCGTGTTCAGGATGCGCTCGCACGCGCCCTGCACGCCCGCCAAGGCCGTAATCCGCTCCTCCAGCACGCGCCCCAGGATGTCCGTGGTCAGGCCGCGGCGCAGGCTGTTGCTGAGTTCCCCGCCAAGATGGCGCAGGATGGCGTCGGGGAGGTTGCGGCTGGCGCGCAGGGCGGGCACGTCGTCGCGGTCCAGAAAGGGCGCGATCTCGGCCCACGGGTCGCTGCCGCGCAGGTGGTGGCGCAGGGCGTGGGTGAAGGCGATGGTCAGCCGCGTCATGCGTTCCTGGGCCGCGCGGCCGGCGTCGCCGCTGGTGTCGAGCAGCGTGCCCGCCTCGCGCGCGAGCGAGCGCGTGTCGATGACGAGCTGGCCCCACTGCTTGCGGGCCTCCCACCAACGGTCGTAGCAGGCGTTGTTGCGGAAGCCGAGGAAGATGGACAGCGCCAGCCCGATCAGGCCGAAGGGCGCGGCGCTGAACGTCAGGAAGTGTTCGGGATACCGCGCGTGCAGCGCCGTCACGACCGCGCCGAGCGCGAAGATCGCCACGATCTGCGGCGCGATCTGGGGCACGATCGAGCCGCGCATGACGAAGAAGAGGCTGAGAATGCTCGGGCGGTCGCGCACGATCATGGGCGGGCGCTCGGCGTGTGCGGTCTTGGCGGGCGGCGGCGTGATCTAAACGCCGGTTAAACCTCCCGCGTGCGCGTGGGCGACGGACACGCGGCGATTTCCGCCGCCCACCCGGCCGTCTAGCGCGTGTGCTCGCCGCTCCGGTCGGCCCAGGTGACGGCGCGCTGATCGCCCTCGCTCCCCGCCGGGACCTCGCTCGGGCGATGGCGCAACAGCACCGCGGGCAGGATGGCGCTGGTCAGCACGGCCAGCACGATGGCGGCGTAGTCGCCCTGGGTGAGCACGCCCGCTTCCAGCCCCGTGCCGGCGGCGACGATCCCGAAGCTCAGGCGGTAGTTGAAGATCAGCCCGGCCATGCGGGCGTTGATGCCCATGAGCTTGCGTGCCGGGTAGGCCGTGCCCACGAACTTCAGCGCCGTCGCCACCGCCAGCAGCGCCGCCGCCGCGACCAGGACCTCCGGCGTGATGGCGCGCACGTCGAGCTGCGTGCCCGCGTGCAGGAAGAACACGGGCGCGAACAGCCCGAACACCAGCCCCTTGAGCTTCTGCTCCACGGCCTCGTGCTCGACCACCACGCGCGACATCGCCACGCCCACCGCGAAGGCCACGGTCGCGGGGTGGATGCCGCCGACGTTCTCCACGGTGAAACCCAGCCCGATCAGCACGACCAGCAGGAAGCGCAGCTCCGGCTCGGCGACCGACCCCTTGTAGCGCTTGAACACCCACTCCCCGGCGCGCGGCAGGCCGAAGAAGGTGCCCACGAGCACCAGCACGATGATGGCGGTGCCCCACCCGGCGTCGCCGAGCAGCGCGGCCAGCGTGACCATGCTGATGACGTCGACCACCGTGGCCGAGGCGAGGATGCCCTGCCCCTGCGCCGTGGGCAGCATCCCGCGCTCCTTCAGCGCCGGGTAGACGAGCGCCAGCGAGGTCGTGGACATGGCCACGCCCACCAGCGCCGCGGGCAGCGGGGCCAGCCCCGCGACCCAGTAGGCCAGCGCGAACACACCCACGAAGGGCGCGACGAAGGACGAGACGCCCACGCCGACGCAGCCGCGCCACATCCAGCGCAGGCGGCGCATGTCCACCTCGAACCCGGCGGTGAACATCAGCGCGATCATGCCCAGGTCGGCCAGCAGCTCCAGCCAGGTGACCTCGTGCAGGTCGACGACCAGCGCACCCAGGACGATGCCCGCGATGATCTCCAGGAAGGCGCTGGACACACGCAGCTCCAGCGCCACCGCGGCGGCCACCACCAGCGCCACGGCCATCAGTAGGGATGCGTCCACGGCCGCGCCCTCCCTGTCGCCCGGGTTTTCGGAAAAGACGGTTCGCACCCCTAAACCGGGCGCGCGGCGCACACAATGAAAAGGTATGTGTCAGAGACGCGGGAGGGCGATCAGCCGTTCTCGCGCAGCACGGACCCGGCCAGATAGAGCGAGCCGCAGACCAGCACGCGCGCCCGCTCGCCCCCGCTGGCGGCCAGACGGTCCAGCGCCGCGCGCACCGAATCGGCGGCGGTCACGGTCCCCGCCCCCGCCTCGCGCGCCCGCTCGGCCAGGGTGGCGGCGTCGAAGCTGTTGGGCTCGTCCGGCACGGGAACGGCCGTGACGCTGGCCGCGCGGTCGGCGAAGGGCGCCATGAAGGCCGCCGGGTCCTTGGAGGTGATCATGCCCACGACGACGTGGATGGGCGTCTCGGGCTCGCCCGTGCGCCAGCGGTCCAGCGCGGCGGCGAGCGCGCGCCCGGCGGCGGGGTTGTGCCCGCCGTCCAGCCACAGCTCCCAGTTTTCCGGGAGGCGTTCGGCGAGCGCGCCCTCGGTCAGGCGCTGCATGCGGCCCGGCCAGGTGGCGCTCGCCAGCCCCTCGCGGATGGCGGCGTCGGGGAGCGTGTAGCGGTCCAGCCGGTCGGTGCAGGCAACGGCGTGGGCCGCGTTGTCGAGCTGATAGGGGCCGAGGAGGCGCGGGGCGGGATAGCGGCGCGCGCTGCCGTCGCGGCCGGTATGGGTGAACGCCGTGCCGTCGGAAGCCGGCTCGGCGTGCCAGTCCCGGCCGCCGAGGTCGAGCGGCGCGCCCACGGCCTCGGCGCGTGCGCGCAGGACAGCCGCGGCCTCGTCCGGCTGGGGCGCGGCGACACAGGGCACGCCCGGCTTCATGATCCCGGCCTTCTCGCCCGCGATCGTGGCCAGATCGCCGCCCAGGAAGTCCATGTGGTCCAGGCCGATGGGCGTGATCGCGGTGAGCTCGGGCCGCTCGATCACGTTCGTGGCGTCCAGCCGCCCGCCCAGGCCGGTTTCCAGCAGCAGCACGTCGGCCGGCGTGCGCGCGAAGGCCAGGAAGGCGGCGCAGGTCGTGATCTCGAAGAAGGTGATGGGCTCGCCGCCGTTGGCGCGCTCGGCCTCCTCCAGCAGCGCCAGCAGGTCCGGCTCGCCGATGGGCTGGCCGGCGAGCTGGATGCGCTCGTGGAACCACACGAGGTGCGGCGAGGTGGCGACGTGGACGCGGTAGCCCGCCGCCGAGAGCATCGCCCGCAGGAAGGCGATCAGCGAGCCCTTGCCGTTCGTGCCGGCGACGTGGATCACCGGCGGCAGCGCGCGCTCGGGATGGCCCAGGCGCGCCAGCAGGGTGTGCACGCGCTTCAGCGAGAGGTCGATCAGCTTGGGGTGCAGCGCCATCAGGCGCTGTAGCACGCGGTCGCTGCCGGTGCCGGCCGCCGGGGTGTCCTGGGGCGCCATCGCGGCGTCTCCGGGTTGTCGGGGGTGCGGAACGCGGGGGCCGATTATTCCGCGGCCTGGCGTTCCTCGCCGGCGGCCGCCGTCTCGTCCAGGCTCGGGTTCTCGGGAAGGGCATCCGCCGCCTCCGCCAGCGGGATGACCGTGCTTCGCGGCTCGCGGCGCTGGAAGAGGTCGATGAGCTGGCCGAGCGTCGCGCCCATCTCGCGCCGGTCCACCACCATGTCCACCATGCCGTGGTCGCGCAGATACTCGGCGCGCTGGAAGCCGTCCGGCAGCTTCTGGCGGATGGTTTCCTCGATCACGCGCGCCCCGGCGAAGCCGATCGTGGCGCCGGGCTCGGCGAGGTTGATGTCGCCCAGCATGGCGAAGGAGGCGGTGACGCCGCCCGTGGTGGGATCGGTGAGCAGCACGAGGTAAGGCAGGCCGGCTTCCTTCACCATGTCCACCGCGATGGTCGTCCTGGGCATCTGCATGAGGGAGAGGATGCCCTCCTGCATGCGCGCGCCGCCGGAGGCCGGGATGGCGAGCAGCGGCGCGCCCTTGTCCACCGCCAGGCGCGCGGCCATGACCAGGGACTCGCCCACGGCCACGCCCATCGAGCCGCCCATGAAGGCGAAGTTGAAGGCCGCCACCACCAGCGGATAGCCGTTCACCGTCCCGTGGGCGACGATGATGGCCTCGCTTTCCTCCGTCTTGTTGCGCGATTCGCGCAGGCGCTCCGAGTAGCGCTTGCGGTCGCGGAAGCGCAGCGGGTCCGTCACCGTCTCCGGCAGCGGCTCGGCCACGTACTCGCCGTCGTCGAACAGCAGCTCCAGGCGCTTGCGCGCGCCGATGCGCATGTGGTGGCCGCAGTGCGTGCACACGCGCAGATTGTTGGCGAGATCGCGGTGGAAGATCATCTGCCCGCACGAATCGCACTTCTCCCAGAGGTTCTCCGGGATGTCCGAGCGCGTGACGAGGGCGCGGAACTTCGGGCGGACGTAGTTGGAGATCCAGCTCATGCCGCTCCTCCGCTGCGGGCGCCGCGCACGCCGGCGGCCAGCTCGCGCACGCGCGCGAGCACGGCCCCGCTGCAGCCGGCGGTGGCGCGGCCCTGCGCGTCCAGGTTGTCCTCCACGGTCTTGACCAGCGCCGAGCCCACGACCGCGGCGTCGGCGCGCGCGGCCACGCTTGCGGCCTGATCGGGCGTCTTGATGCCGAAGCCGACGGCGATGGGCAAGGCCGTGTGGCGGCGCAGCCGGTCGAGAGCCGAAGCGATGTCCGCGTCGCCGGCCGAGCGCGTGCCCGTGATGCCCGCGATCGAGACGTAGTAGAGGAAGCCGCCGCTGTTGGTCAGCACGGCCGGCAGACGGCGCTCGTCCGTCGTCGGCGTCGCCATGCGGATGAAGTTGACGCCGGTCCGAAGCGCGGGACCGCACAGCTCGTCGTCGGTTTCCGGCGGCAGGTCCACGACGATCAGCCCGTCCACCCCGGCGGCCTTGGCGTCGTCCAGAAAGCGCTGCGGGCCGTAGCTGTAGATGGGGTTGAAGTAGCCCATCAGCACCAGCGGCGTCTCGGCGTCCCTGGCGCGGAAGCGGCGCACCTGCTCCAGCGTCTTCGCCAGCGTCATGCCCGCGCGCAGGGCGCGCTGCCCGGCTTCCTGAATGGCCGGGCCGTCCGCCATGGGATCGGAGAAGGGCATGCCCAGCTCGATCAGGTCGGCGCCCGCCTCGGGCAAGCCAGCCAGGATCTCCGCGCCCGTCTCCGGGTCGGGGTCGCCGGCCATCGTGAAGGTGACCAGGCCGCCGCGTCCTTCGCGCTGGAGCGCCTCGAAGCGCGCGCGGATGCGCCCGGAGTCCGGCGCGCGCTCGTCGGCCGGAACCTCGCGGCGGCGGGCGTCGATGTCGGCGGCGGTGGTGGGCGTGGATGTCACAGATCAAACCCCAGCTGCTTGGCGACCGTGGTGATGTCCTTGTCGCCGCGGCCGCACAGGTTCATCACCATCACGTGCTCGCGCGGCAGCGTCGGCGCCAGCTCGCGCACCTTGGCGAGCGCGTGCGCCGGTTCCAGGGCCGGAATGATCCCCTCCAGCCGGCTGCACAGCTGGAAGGCGTCCAGCGCTTCCCGGTCCGTGGCGGAGAGGTATTCCACGCGCCCCGTGTCGTTCAGCCAGGCGTGCTCCGGCCCGATGCCCGGATAGTCCAGCCCCGCGGAGATGGAGTAGGCGTCCAGGATCTGGCCGTCGTCGGTCTGCAACAGGTAGGTGCGGTTGCCGTGCAGCACGCCGGGGCGGCCGCCGTTGAGGCTGGCGGCGTGCTCGCCCGTCTCGATGCCGTGGCCCGCGGCCTCGACGCCGAAGAGGCGCACGTCTCCCTCGTCCAGGAAGGGGTGAAAGAGCCCCAGCGCGTTGGAGCCGCCGCCGATGCAGGCGCACAGGCTGTCTGGCAGCTTGCCCTCGCGTTCCTTCACCTGCTCGCGCACCTCTTCCCCGATGACGCTCTGGAAGTCGCGCACCAGCGCGGGATAGGGGTGCGGCCCGGCGACCGTGCCGATGATGTAGAAGGTGTCCTCGACGTTCGCGACCCAGTCGCGCAGGGCCTCGTTCATCGCGTCCTTGAGCGTGCCCGTGCCGCCGTGGACGGGGCGCACCTCCGCGCCCAGCAGGCGCATGCGCACCACGTTCGCGGCCTGGCGCTCCATGTCGTGCGCGCCCATGTAGACCACGCACGGCAGGTTGAAGCGCGCGCACACCGTCGCCGTCGCCACGCCGTGCTGGCCCGCGCCCGTCTCCGCGATGATGCGGGTCTTGCCCATGCGCTTGGCGAGCAGGATCTGCCCCAGGGTGTTGTTGATCTTGTGCGCGCCCGTGTGGTTCAGCTCGTCGCGCTTGAAGTAGATCTTCGCGCCGCCGAGCTCCTCGGTCAGCCGCTCGGCGAAGTAGAGCGGGCTGGGCCGGCCGACGAAATCGCGGCCGTGCTGTTCCAGCTCTTCGCGGAATGCCGGATCGGCCTTGGCGTCGAGGTAGGCGCGCTCGACCTCCAGGATCAGCGGCATCAGCGTCTCGGCGACGAAGCGCCCGCCGTAGATGCCGAAATGGCCGAAGGGGTCGGGGCCGCCTCGGTAGGTGTTGGGTCGCTCGACCTGGGTCATGGATCTCCACATCCGCGATCCAGAGCGCGATGCGAGGACGTGGACTCAGTGTACGAGCCCCATCGCGCTCTATCTCTTTCGTTTGCGGGCATGAGTCAGCGCCCGGATCGTTTCGCGCGCCTGCGGCGTGCGAGCTGACGTGTCGCGCGCCGCTGGCGCGCTAGGCCTTCCGGCCTGGACGATCCGACCGCATCATGCCCTGGACGGCCCGCGAGCCTGCCGCACGCGGGGCGTTTAGGCAACGTTGTCCCGAACGGCGGCGCAGAATTCCCGGATCTTCGCCGGGTCCTTCACCCCCGGCTCGGACTCCACGCCGCTGGACACGTCCACGCCCGGCGCGTGCGCGGTGGCGATGGCCTCGCCCACGGTGTCCGCGTTCAGCCCGCCCGAGAGCAGCCACGGCTTCGCCCACGAGCGCCCGCCGAGCAGCTTCCAGTCGAAGCTGCGCGCGTTGCCGCCGGGCAGCCCGCCCGGCTGCGGCTTCGCATCGAACAGCAGGCGGTCGGCCACCTCGGCGTAGCCGTCGGCGCGCGCCAGGTCGGCCTCGCCGCCGATGGAAACCGCCTTCATCACCGGCAAGCCGAAGCGCGCGCGCACGTCGGCCACGCGCTCGGGCGGTTCCTCGCCGTGGAGCTGCAGCAGCGGCGGCGCCAGCGTGTCCACGATCCCGGCCAGCGTTTCGTCGTCGGCGTCCACCACCACGGCCACCGACAGCGGCGCGATCGCGCCCGCCTCCGCCATCAGTTCGCGGGCGCGCGCCGGGCTCACGTTGCGCGGCGAGGGCGGGTAGAAGACGAAGCCCACGAACATCGCGCCCGCATCGCGCGCGGCGGCGACGGCCTCGGGCGTCGTGCAGCCGCAGATCTTCACGTCGACCGTCATCGGGGTGTCCTTTTCAGCCGGGCCAGCTCGCGCTCGACGGCTTGGCCGAGCGCAGCGCCCGGAACATCAGGCTGATCGCCGTCACGGGCAGCAGCAGCGTCAGCGGCACCAGCGCCGCGCCCACCAGCGTCGCCGCCAGATGCACCGGAACCGGCGCCCCGAACGGCGCGATCAGCAGCCCCGCACCGGCGAGCAGCACGGCCGTTGCCGGCACGACCCCGAGCCACACCAGCGCCGCGTTGCCGAAGTGGGCCGGCCGCGTCTGCCAGGCGCGCGCGGGCACGCTCTGGCCCGTGGCGTGGCTCGGCAGCTTGAGCGTCAGCGGCGTGAAGAGCGTGACCGTGAACCACAGCGTCACCAGCAGCCCCACCAGGCGGGAGGTGGTGTCCATCGGCATCCCGGCAACGGCCACCACGAGCACGCCGTAGAGCAGGAAATGGATCCCGGCGACACCGAGCGCAACACCGAGATAGCGCGTGTGCCGCCCGCGCCACCGCACGGCGGGCGCACGCACCGCCTTCGGCCCGAGCAGGATCAGGCGGTGCCAGGCCACGGCCAGCAGCACCAGCAGCGGCACCGTCAGCACCCACACGGCCGTGCCGGCAAGCCCCGGCAGCGCGTAGACGTGGACGAGCGCCGCCGCGAACGCGGCCAGCGCCGGCAGCCCCAGCAGCCGCGGCAGCCAGCGCCAGTTCGCCATCAGCACCCGGACCGTTCCCACCAGAACCGGTCCGGCTTGCAAGCGCAGGGGCGGCATTTCCTCCTGTGCGCTCACGCCGCCTCCGCGCGCGTGGGATCGCCCAACAGCCGCTGGTGCAGCGCCGCGAGCAGGCTGCCCAGCAGCGCCAACTCCACGAACTCCAGCACCAGGGTCAGCACCATCACCGGCACCACCGGGCCATCGCCGGAGAGCATGACGGCGTAGGCGACGCCGCTGGAACTCACCAGCAGGTGCACCGGCAGCAGCGTCAGCGCCACGATGCCCGCGATCTTCACCAGCACGGGCCGCGCCGCCGACCAGGCCGCGCCCATGCCCAGCGAGCGGTCCACCGCCACCGCCGGCAGGACGAGGCCGAAGCTCACCGCCGCG
Proteins encoded in this window:
- the trpA gene encoding tryptophan synthase subunit alpha codes for the protein MDARRREVPADERAPDSGRIRARFEALQREGRGGLVTFTMAGDPDPETGAEILAGLPEAGADLIELGMPFSDPMADGPAIQEAGQRALRAGMTLAKTLEQVRRFRARDAETPLVLMGYFNPIYSYGPQRFLDDAKAAGVDGLIVVDLPPETDDELCGPALRTGVNFIRMATPTTDERRLPAVLTNSGGFLYYVSIAGITGTRSAGDADIASALDRLRRHTALPIAVGFGIKTPDQAASVAARADAAVVGSALVKTVEDNLDAQGRATAGCSGAVLARVRELAAGVRGARSGGAA
- a CDS encoding phosphoribosylanthranilate isomerase produces the protein MTVDVKICGCTTPEAVAAARDAGAMFVGFVFYPPSPRNVSPARARELMAEAGAIAPLSVAVVVDADDETLAGIVDTLAPPLLQLHGEEPPERVADVRARFGLPVMKAVSIGGEADLARADGYAEVADRLLFDAKPQPGGLPGGNARSFDWKLLGGRSWAKPWLLSGGLNADTVGEAIATAHAPGVDVSSGVESEPGVKDPAKIREFCAAVRDNVA
- the trpB gene encoding tryptophan synthase subunit beta translates to MTQVERPNTYRGGPDPFGHFGIYGGRFVAETLMPLILEVERAYLDAKADPAFREELEQHGRDFVGRPSPLYFAERLTEELGGAKIYFKRDELNHTGAHKINNTLGQILLAKRMGKTRIIAETGAGQHGVATATVCARFNLPCVVYMGAHDMERQAANVVRMRLLGAEVRPVHGGTGTLKDAMNEALRDWVANVEDTFYIIGTVAGPHPYPALVRDFQSVIGEEVREQVKEREGKLPDSLCACIGGGSNALGLFHPFLDEGDVRLFGVEAAGHGIETGEHAASLNGGRPGVLHGNRTYLLQTDDGQILDAYSISAGLDYPGIGPEHAWLNDTGRVEYLSATDREALDAFQLCSRLEGIIPALEPAHALAKVRELAPTLPREHVMVMNLCGRGDKDITTVAKQLGFDL
- the accD gene encoding acetyl-CoA carboxylase, carboxyltransferase subunit beta, with the protein product MSWISNYVRPKFRALVTRSDIPENLWEKCDSCGQMIFHRDLANNLRVCTHCGHHMRIGARKRLELLFDDGEYVAEPLPETVTDPLRFRDRKRYSERLRESRNKTEESEAIIVAHGTVNGYPLVVAAFNFAFMGGSMGVAVGESLVMAARLAVDKGAPLLAIPASGGARMQEGILSLMQMPRTTIAVDMVKEAGLPYLVLLTDPTTGGVTASFAMLGDINLAEPGATIGFAGARVIEETIRQKLPDGFQRAEYLRDHGMVDMVVDRREMGATLGQLIDLFQRREPRSTVIPLAEAADALPENPSLDETAAAGEERQAAE